In a single window of the Dryobates pubescens isolate bDryPub1 chromosome Z, bDryPub1.pri, whole genome shotgun sequence genome:
- the LOC104304915 gene encoding protein SCO2 homolog, mitochondrial has translation MPFWGRVGVVAAAGTAAGAAWLYLREEKERRRRARRQEELRALALGQGDFQLVDHTGRARRKSDFLGRWVLLYFGFTHCPDVCPEELEKLGRVVELLEREDAQKGSLPPIQPLFITVDPERDSVEALARYLQDFHPRLLGLTGSPEAVRAAGKAYRVYAQAGPPDASGEYLVDHSIILYLLGPDGLLLDYYGRAKSEEHIARSLRHHMDTYQPLPLPTQGQKK, from the coding sequence ATGCCATTTTGGGGCCGCGTAGGCGTGGTGGCGGCGGCTGGGACGGCGGCGGGGGCTGCCTGGTTGTACCTGCGGGAGGAGaaggagcggcggcggcgggcacggcgccaggaggagctgcgggCGCTGGCACTGGGCCAGGGGGATTTCCAGCTGGTAGATCACACCGGGAGGGCCCGCCGCAAGTCAGACTTCCTGGGCCGCTGGGTACTGCTCTACTTCGGCTTCACCCACTGCCCCGACGTGTGCCCGGAGGAactggagaagctgggcagggtggtggagctgctggagcgagAGGACGCCCAGAAAGGTAGCCTTCCTCCCATCCAACCCCTCTTCATCACGGTGGATCCAGAACGGGACAGCGTGGAGGCCCTGGCCCGGTACCTCCAAGACTTCCACCCCCGCCTGCTGGGACTGACTGGGAGCCCTGAGGCCGTGCGGGCAGCGGGCAAAGCCTACAGGGTCTATGCCCAGGCAGGGCCCCCCGACGCCAGCGGGGAGTACCTGGTGGATCACAGCATCATCCTCTACCTGCTGGGCCCCGATGGGCTCCTCCTCGACTACTATGGCAGGGCCAAGAGCGAGGAGCACATCGCCCGCAGCTTGCGGCACCACATGGACACCTACcagcccctccccctgcccacccaggGGCAGAAAAAGTGA